One genomic region from Bacteroidales bacterium encodes:
- a CDS encoding methyltransferase domain-containing protein, translating to MNCRLCGSESLYLFYQQGNNGQFHFYRCKSCRLVNYDLRGGLDQKKYTYTFVDPSLHLHKQYKGQKKTFEFIARHIPQPGTLLDIGCGNGSLLLVARDHGWKVTGMELSEMYASELQKRYGINIITANFLSYIPDKEESYDLVTLRHVLEHLPDPVLAMQKINALLREGGIALLEFPNIDGAEARFKRFLEKSRLHKRKYQDDYFPGHCHEFSEKPFRLLCDMTGFQVVLWETYSSKTTFNWLNRLLKTGSKARALIQKRSAPV from the coding sequence ATGAATTGCCGTTTGTGCGGAAGTGAAAGTCTTTATCTGTTTTACCAACAGGGTAATAACGGACAGTTTCATTTTTACCGCTGCAAATCATGCAGACTGGTTAATTACGACTTACGGGGAGGACTTGACCAGAAAAAATATACGTATACCTTTGTCGATCCTTCTTTACATCTTCATAAACAATATAAAGGACAGAAAAAGACCTTTGAATTCATAGCCCGTCATATTCCGCAACCAGGCACTCTGCTGGATATTGGTTGCGGTAACGGTAGTCTTCTGCTGGTGGCAAGAGATCATGGATGGAAAGTAACCGGCATGGAACTCAGTGAAATGTATGCCTCAGAGCTTCAGAAACGATACGGAATCAACATAATTACGGCCAATTTTCTCAGCTATATTCCTGATAAGGAAGAAAGTTACGATCTGGTAACTTTGCGTCATGTACTGGAGCATTTACCGGACCCTGTCCTGGCCATGCAGAAAATTAACGCCTTGCTGAGGGAAGGAGGAATTGCCCTGCTTGAATTCCCCAATATTGACGGAGCAGAAGCCAGGTTCAAAAGATTTCTTGAGAAAAGCCGGCTGCACAAACGAAAGTACCAGGATGACTATTTTCCCGGACATTGCCATGAATTTTCAGAAAAGCCATTCCGATTGCTATGCGATATGACAGGCTTCCAGGTAGTTTTATGGGAAACGTACTCCTCAAAAACAACTTTCAACTGGCTAAACCGGTTACTGAAAACCGGGTCAAAGGCTCGTGCACTGATTCAGAAAAGATCGGCTCCGGTATAA